A stretch of DNA from Bradyrhizobium algeriense:
GCCGGCCGCGACCAGATCCGGCGCAATCGGCCCTACATCGTGCAGAAGCAGGCGGTGGCCGGCGGCCTGGAGATGGCCTGCCATCGGGCGCCCCATGGTGCCGAGGCCGATAAAGCCGATATCGATCATTTCAAACTCCCCTTTGTCTTTTCTTGTTTCTTGTTCAAGTGTCGGCCGTCAGCGCGGCGTGCCAACCGAGGCCCTCGACTGTCGTCGTCCTCGGCTTGTATTCGCACCCGACCCAGCCGCGATAACCAATAGCGTCGAGGTGGCGGAACAGGAAAGGATAGTTGATCTCGCCGGTGCCCGGCTCATTGCGGCCGGGATTATCAGCGAGCTGGACATGGGCGATGCGGGCCAGGTGCTTTTGCAAGGTGCGCGCAATGTCGCCCTCCATCACCTGCATGTGGTAGATGTCGTACTGCACGAACAGATTGCTCGAACGTACGTCCGCAATGAGCTGAAGCGCCTGCTCGGTCCGGTTCAGAAAGAAGCCGGGGATGTCGATCGTGTTGATCGGCTCGATCAGAAGCTTGATCCCTTCCCTCGCGAGCGCATCCGCTGCGAAACGCAGATTCCCCACCAGCACCTCGTTCAAATCGATCCTGTCCACACCGTCAGGCGCAATACCGACCAGGCAGTTGAGCTGACGGCAATCGAGCGCCTTGGCGTAATCGATGGCGCGCGCGACACCATCGCGAAACTCCTCGACCCTGTCGGGCAGGATCGCGATGCCCCGCTCGCCCGCCGCCCAGTTGCCCGCGGGAAGATTGTGCAGCACTTGCGTCAGCCCGTGCTGGTGCAACTGCTCGCGCAGCTCGGCCTTGTCGAAATCATACGGGAATAGATATTCCACCCCGCCGAAGCCTGCAGCCTTGGCGGCGGCAAAGCGATCGAGGAACGGCAACTCGCCGAACAGCATGGTGAGATTGGCGGCAAATTTTGGCACGATCTACTCTCCTCGATTTATGCCGGCAGCAGCTTGCCGGATTGCGGCGCGCTCGACTTGGCCGGTGTGTCGTCCAGCGGTAGATCGAGCACCTCCTCGAATTCGACGATGTTGTCGATCTCGGTGCCCATCGAGATGTTGGTGACGCGTTCGAGAATAAACTCGACGACAACAGGCACCTTGAACTCCGCCATCCATTCCCGAGCGGTCGCGAACGCCGCCTGCGCATGGTTCGGGTCGGTGACGCGGATCGCCTTGCAGCCCAGCCCCTCGGCCACCGCGACGTGGTCCACGCCATAGACCCCGAGCTCGGGCGCGTTAATGTTCTCGAAGGAAAGCTGGACATGGTAGTCCATGTCGAAGCCGCGCTGCGCCTGGCGGATCAATCCGAGATAGGAGTTGTTCACGACGACGTGGATGTAAGGCAACTTGAACTGCGCGCCGACCGCCAGCTCCTCGATCAGGAACTGGAAATCGTAATCCCCCGACAGCGCGACGATGTTGCGGCTTGGATCGGCCGCGCGCACGCCAAGCGCCGCCGGCAGCGTCCAGCCGAGCGGACCGGCCTGCCCCGCATTGATCCAGTTGCGCGGGCCGTAGACGCCCAGGAACTGCGCGCCGGCGATCTGCGACAGGCCGATCACGCTGACGTAGCAGGTGTCGCGCCCGAACGCCTTGCTCATCTCTTCATAGACGCGCTGCGGCTTGATCGGCATGTCGTCGAAATGGCTCTTGCGCAGCATCGTGCGCTTGCGGTCCTGGCACGCCGCCGGCCACGCCTGCCTCTCCCGCAGCTTGCCGGCCTTCCGCCACTCCTTGGCAACCGCGACGAACAATTCCAGCGCCGCCTTGGCGTCGGACACGATGCCGAAATCGGGATTGAAGACGCGCCCGATCTGCGTCGGCTCGATATCGACATGCACGAACGTCCGACCCTTGGTGTAGGTCTCGATCGAACCGGTGTGCCGGTTGGCCCAGCGGTTGCCGATCCCAAGCACGAAGTCGGATTGCAGCATGGTGGCGTTGCCGTAGCGGTGGCTGGTCTGCAGGCCGACCATGCCCGCCATCAGCACGTGATCATCGGGAATGGCGCCCCACCCCATCAGCGTCGGTACCACCGGAACATTGACGGTCTCGGCGAACGCCACCAGCAACTCCGATGCGTCGGCATTGATGACGCCGCCGCCCGCGACGATCAGCGGCCGCTCCGCCGCGTTGAGCATCTCGAGCGCCTTTTCGATCTGCTTGCGCGTCGCCGCGGGCTTGTAGACCGGCAGCGGCTCATAGGTCTCGTCGTCGAATTCGATTTCCGCAAGCTGCACGTCGAGCGGCAGGTCGATCAGGACCGGGCCCGGGCGCCCGGAGCGCATGATATGAAACGCCTGGCTGAACACGCGCGGCACCAGCGCCGGCTCGCGCACGGTGACCGCCCATTTCGTCACGGGTTTCGCGATGGATTCGATGTCGATGGCCTGAAAGTCTTCCTTGTAGAGCCGTGCGCGCGGCGCCTGCCCGGTGATACAGAGGATCGGAATGGAGTCCGCGATCGCCGAATAGAGTCCGGTGATCATGTCGGTGCCGGCCGGCCCCGATGTGCCGATGCAGACGCCGATATTGCCCGCCTCGGCACGGGTATAGCCCTCGGCCATGTGGGAGGCGCCCTCGACATGGCGCGCCAGGATGTGCCCGATCGAACCGCGCTTCTTCAGCGCGGAATACAACGGATTGATCGCAGCTCCGGGAACTCCGAAGGCGATGGTCACGCCCTCCTTTTCCAGGATCCGTACGGCCGCATCGATCGCTCGCATCTTCGCCATTTCGCGCCTCGCTCAAGGGGTGTGGCTCTGGCAGCGATCTTCGCGACAGCGACACGCGATCTCAACGCGGGTGATTTTATTTCCCGCGGAGTGGAAGGGATCGACGAAAGTTACGATAAATCAATTGGTTATTGCCATCACAAGATGGAAACGCCGCGCATCGAAGGTTTCGTTGTACAGACGAGCTATGGTTTGCTTCGCAACAATACATGCTAACGTTGCATCAGGGTCGGTTGAAGAAATTGCGAATGTTTTGGTTTGGAAGTCGTGCAGTGGTCCGTTCATACGCGGACAAAAGGTTGTGGCGTTCGCATCGCTGGCGTTCCCACCAAACGGCCCCCCTCGGGCAACTGGCCTTCGCACTGTCGGCATGCTTGACCATCCTGGCTGGAACGGGGGAGCTCGCCCGGGCGGAGGATCCGCTGTCAGCCAAAATCCTTTCGGCCTGCCGCGTTCCACCGCGCGCAGCGTACGGGGAAATCCGAAAGCCATCGCCCGAAAGCAAGAAAGGCTACCCTTTCATCCTGGCTGCAACCCGCTTCAAGTTCACGGGCGATTACGACCGCGCCATCGAACAGATTGATCAGGCCATCAAAGCCGATCCAGCAAATCCGCGTTTCTATAGCGAGCGAGGCATCGCCCGCGGGGCCAACCACCAGTTCAGGGAAGCCGTTGAGGACCTCGATCATGCAATAAGCCTCGATCCCGGCTCCTCCGTCGCCTTCCTCGAACGAGGGGTGCTCTACGCGGGCATGAGCGAATTCGGCCATGCCATTGAAGATTACGACGAAGCCATCAAGCTCTTTCCCGCCAACGCCCGTGGCTACCTGCTCCGCGGTATTGTCTATCGCGACAAACGCGAATACGACCGGGCAATCGAGGATTTCGACCAGTCGATCAAACTGGATCCCCTCTGCCCGTCCGGCTTCAATGCACGAGGCTTCACCTACGATCTGAAAGGCCAGCGTGATCGCGCCACGGCAGACTACGACCGGGCGATTGAACTTGATTCGGATCCCGGGAATGCCTTCGCTTTCTTGCGTCGGGCCACCTCCTTCCAGGCAAAACGTGATTATGACCGCGCCATCCAGGACCTTGGACAAGCGTTGAAACTCGAACCCAGAAATGCCCGCGCACTAAACCACCGCTGTTTCATCCGCGCAATCGCCGGCGCATTCGAC
This window harbors:
- the hyi gene encoding hydroxypyruvate isomerase, which encodes MPKFAANLTMLFGELPFLDRFAAAKAAGFGGVEYLFPYDFDKAELREQLHQHGLTQVLHNLPAGNWAAGERGIAILPDRVEEFRDGVARAIDYAKALDCRQLNCLVGIAPDGVDRIDLNEVLVGNLRFAADALAREGIKLLIEPINTIDIPGFFLNRTEQALQLIADVRSSNLFVQYDIYHMQVMEGDIARTLQKHLARIAHVQLADNPGRNEPGTGEINYPFLFRHLDAIGYRGWVGCEYKPRTTTVEGLGWHAALTADT
- the gcl gene encoding glyoxylate carboligase — encoded protein: MAKMRAIDAAVRILEKEGVTIAFGVPGAAINPLYSALKKRGSIGHILARHVEGASHMAEGYTRAEAGNIGVCIGTSGPAGTDMITGLYSAIADSIPILCITGQAPRARLYKEDFQAIDIESIAKPVTKWAVTVREPALVPRVFSQAFHIMRSGRPGPVLIDLPLDVQLAEIEFDDETYEPLPVYKPAATRKQIEKALEMLNAAERPLIVAGGGVINADASELLVAFAETVNVPVVPTLMGWGAIPDDHVLMAGMVGLQTSHRYGNATMLQSDFVLGIGNRWANRHTGSIETYTKGRTFVHVDIEPTQIGRVFNPDFGIVSDAKAALELFVAVAKEWRKAGKLRERQAWPAACQDRKRTMLRKSHFDDMPIKPQRVYEEMSKAFGRDTCYVSVIGLSQIAGAQFLGVYGPRNWINAGQAGPLGWTLPAALGVRAADPSRNIVALSGDYDFQFLIEELAVGAQFKLPYIHVVVNNSYLGLIRQAQRGFDMDYHVQLSFENINAPELGVYGVDHVAVAEGLGCKAIRVTDPNHAQAAFATAREWMAEFKVPVVVEFILERVTNISMGTEIDNIVEFEEVLDLPLDDTPAKSSAPQSGKLLPA
- a CDS encoding tetratricopeptide repeat protein encodes the protein MTILAGTGELARAEDPLSAKILSACRVPPRAAYGEIRKPSPESKKGYPFILAATRFKFTGDYDRAIEQIDQAIKADPANPRFYSERGIARGANHQFREAVEDLDHAISLDPGSSVAFLERGVLYAGMSEFGHAIEDYDEAIKLFPANARGYLLRGIVYRDKREYDRAIEDFDQSIKLDPLCPSGFNARGFTYDLKGQRDRATADYDRAIELDSDPGNAFAFLRRATSFQAKRDYDRAIQDLGQALKLEPRNARALNHRCFIRAIAGAFDSALADCNEALLIRPRDPSLLDSRALAYLRKGSLGDSLADYDKVLHINARRPLSLYGRGLVKRRKGDIAESEVDIATALAILPAVADYMTQYGIK